From a region of the Acinetobacter larvae genome:
- the metH gene encoding methionine synthase, with protein MSILATIKTLLTEKILILDGAMGTMIQRHQLDEADYRATRFADWAYDLKGNNDLLVLTQPDIIQDIHEAYLAAGADIIETNSFNATRISMSDYHMEDLVAEINREAARLAKAACEKYSSPEKPRFVAGVLGPTSRTCSISPNVNDPAFRNIHFDELKNNYIEACHALIEGGADIILIETVFDTLNCKAAIFAVKEVFQQIGRELPLMISGTITDASGRTLTGQTAEAFWNSVRHADLLSIGFNCALGADAMRPHVKTIADIADVFVSAHPNAGLPNAFGGYDETPQQTAAFIKEFAESGLINMAGGCCGTTPEHIAAIYQALKTIKPRQIPPTQTACRLSGLEAFNIYPDSLFVNVGERTNVTGSKKFLRLIREENFAEALDVARQQVENGAQIIDINMDEGMLDSQHAMVHFLNLVASEPDISRVPIMIDSSKWEIIEAGLKCVQGKAIVNSISLKEGYDEFVHKARLCRQYGAAIIVMAFDEQGQADTAQRKREICQRSYEILVNDVGYPSEDIIFDPNVFAVATGIEEHNNYAVDFIEATGWIKQNLPNAMISGGVSNVSFSFRGNEPVREAIHAVFLYHAIQHGMTMGIVNAGQLAIYDDIPQDLKDAVENVILNRQQGESGQEATEKLLDIAEQYRGQSATQKTTENLAWRNAPVEKRLEYALVKGITTYIDVDTEEARLQAKRPLDVIEGPLMEGMNVVGDLFGAGKMFLPQVVKSARVMKQAVAWLNPYIEAEKTAGQSKGKVLMATVKGDVHDIGKNIVGVVLGCNGYDIVDLGVMVPAEKILQTAIDEKVDIIGLSGLITPSLDEMVFVAKEMQRKGMHIPLLIGGATTSKAHTAVKIDPQYQNDAVIYVADASRAVGVATTLLSTEMKPKFVADHRAEYAKVRERLAKKQPKAAKLSYAEAINNCFSFDWDAYVPPIPKITGVHVLRQYPLARLVEYFDWTPFFISWSLAGKFPQILADEIVGEAAQDLYQQAQQMLDDIIHQQRFDARAVFTISPASRTGADSVSVYHDATRQQICHSFQHLRQQSDKVTGKANYSLADFIAPVESNAQDYLGGFTVSIFGAEEMAHRYKAQGDDYRAILVQSLADRFAEAFAEHLHERVRKEFWGYQADEQFSNAELIKEKYVGIRPAPGYPACPEHSEKAVLFDWLGTTEKIGTQLTSNFAMWPPSSVSGFYYSLPQSEYFNVGKISEDQVADYAARKGWDMTQAKRWLAPNLDDSVN; from the coding sequence ATGTCTATTTTAGCCACCATAAAAACATTACTCACTGAAAAAATTCTAATTCTTGATGGTGCAATGGGTACAATGATTCAACGCCATCAGCTCGACGAGGCAGATTATCGTGCTACACGCTTTGCGGACTGGGCTTATGATTTAAAAGGCAATAATGACCTTTTGGTTCTCACACAACCCGATATTATTCAAGATATTCATGAAGCATATTTAGCCGCGGGTGCAGATATAATCGAAACCAATAGTTTCAATGCGACACGTATTTCGATGTCTGATTACCATATGGAAGATTTGGTGGCTGAAATCAACCGTGAAGCGGCTCGCTTAGCCAAAGCAGCATGTGAAAAATACAGTAGTCCAGAAAAACCACGTTTTGTTGCGGGTGTACTAGGACCTACGTCACGTACTTGTTCCATTTCCCCAAACGTCAATGACCCTGCTTTTCGTAATATTCATTTTGATGAACTCAAAAACAATTATATTGAAGCTTGTCATGCACTGATAGAAGGTGGCGCAGACATCATCTTGATTGAAACTGTATTTGATACACTCAACTGTAAAGCGGCTATTTTTGCAGTAAAAGAAGTTTTCCAACAGATTGGTCGTGAACTCCCCTTAATGATTTCAGGCACCATTACCGATGCATCGGGTCGTACCCTTACAGGGCAAACGGCTGAAGCCTTTTGGAACTCGGTACGCCATGCAGATTTACTGTCGATTGGCTTTAACTGTGCTCTCGGCGCCGATGCCATGCGCCCACATGTCAAAACCATTGCCGATATCGCAGATGTCTTTGTCTCTGCACACCCCAATGCGGGTCTTCCCAATGCCTTTGGCGGATATGATGAAACACCACAACAAACCGCAGCTTTCATCAAAGAGTTTGCAGAGAGTGGCTTGATCAATATGGCGGGAGGATGTTGTGGGACCACGCCAGAACATATTGCTGCTATTTATCAAGCGTTAAAAACCATCAAACCACGCCAAATCCCACCCACTCAAACAGCTTGTCGCCTCAGTGGTTTAGAAGCCTTTAATATTTACCCAGATTCTCTGTTCGTTAATGTCGGTGAAAGAACCAATGTCACGGGCTCTAAAAAATTTCTGCGTCTGATCCGTGAAGAAAACTTTGCTGAAGCTTTAGATGTAGCGCGTCAACAAGTTGAAAATGGTGCACAAATCATTGATATCAATATGGATGAAGGGATGCTTGATTCACAGCATGCCATGGTACATTTTTTAAATTTAGTCGCCTCTGAACCTGATATTTCACGCGTTCCAATCATGATAGATTCTTCGAAATGGGAAATTATTGAGGCTGGTTTAAAATGCGTTCAAGGGAAAGCTATTGTGAATTCAATTTCCCTAAAAGAAGGCTATGACGAATTTGTTCATAAAGCCCGTTTATGTCGCCAATATGGTGCAGCAATCATTGTGATGGCATTCGATGAACAAGGACAAGCCGATACTGCGCAACGTAAACGTGAAATTTGTCAGCGTTCTTATGAAATCTTGGTCAATGATGTTGGCTATCCATCGGAAGATATTATTTTTGATCCAAATGTCTTTGCTGTAGCAACGGGAATCGAGGAACATAATAACTACGCAGTCGATTTCATTGAAGCAACTGGCTGGATTAAACAAAATCTGCCAAATGCCATGATTTCTGGTGGGGTATCTAACGTTTCATTTTCATTTCGTGGCAATGAGCCAGTGCGTGAAGCAATCCATGCCGTGTTTTTATATCATGCCATCCAGCACGGCATGACCATGGGAATTGTCAATGCGGGTCAGTTAGCCATCTATGATGATATTCCCCAAGATCTTAAAGATGCGGTCGAGAATGTCATCCTTAATCGGCAACAAGGTGAAAGCGGTCAGGAGGCGACAGAAAAACTACTCGATATTGCAGAACAATATCGTGGGCAAAGTGCTACGCAAAAAACAACAGAAAATCTTGCATGGCGTAATGCGCCGGTTGAAAAACGTTTAGAATATGCTTTGGTCAAAGGCATCACAACATATATCGATGTCGATACTGAAGAAGCACGCTTACAGGCAAAACGCCCCTTAGATGTGATTGAAGGACCACTCATGGAAGGCATGAATGTGGTGGGAGACCTATTTGGTGCTGGAAAAATGTTCCTTCCACAAGTGGTTAAGTCGGCACGTGTTATGAAACAAGCCGTAGCTTGGTTAAACCCCTATATTGAAGCCGAAAAAACTGCGGGACAATCTAAAGGCAAAGTACTCATGGCAACGGTAAAAGGCGATGTGCATGATATCGGTAAAAATATTGTTGGCGTAGTATTAGGATGTAATGGCTATGATATTGTCGACTTAGGGGTGATGGTTCCTGCTGAAAAAATCTTGCAAACCGCTATTGATGAAAAAGTTGATATTATTGGGCTTTCTGGACTGATTACCCCCTCGCTAGATGAGATGGTCTTTGTTGCCAAAGAAATGCAACGTAAAGGCATGCACATTCCCTTATTGATTGGTGGTGCAACCACATCCAAAGCACATACTGCCGTGAAAATTGACCCTCAATATCAAAATGATGCAGTGATCTATGTAGCAGATGCCTCTCGAGCAGTCGGTGTGGCAACCACCTTATTGTCTACAGAAATGAAACCAAAATTTGTTGCAGATCATCGTGCAGAATATGCCAAAGTACGTGAGCGCCTTGCCAAAAAACAACCCAAAGCCGCCAAACTCAGCTATGCCGAAGCCATCAACAATTGTTTTAGTTTTGACTGGGATGCCTACGTGCCCCCTATCCCTAAAATTACTGGCGTTCATGTGCTCAGGCAATATCCCTTAGCACGTCTGGTTGAATATTTTGACTGGACACCCTTTTTTATTTCGTGGAGTCTCGCCGGTAAATTCCCCCAAATCTTAGCAGATGAGATCGTTGGTGAGGCAGCACAAGATTTGTATCAACAAGCGCAACAGATGCTAGACGATATTATTCATCAGCAACGCTTTGATGCGCGTGCGGTTTTTACCATTTCGCCCGCCAGCCGCACAGGTGCAGATAGTGTCAGTGTCTATCATGATGCAACACGACAACAGATCTGTCATAGCTTCCAACATTTACGCCAACAGTCCGATAAAGTCACTGGTAAAGCCAACTACTCACTGGCTGATTTCATTGCACCAGTAGAATCTAATGCCCAAGACTATCTTGGCGGTTTTACTGTATCGATCTTTGGTGCAGAAGAAATGGCACATCGCTATAAAGCGCAAGGTGATGACTATCGTGCTATTTTGGTCCAATCTTTAGCTGACCGTTTTGCTGAAGCCTTTGCTGAGCACTTACATGAAAGAGTTCGGAAAGAATTTTGGGGCTATCAAGCTGACGAACAGTTCAGCAATGCAGAGCTGATCAAAGAAAAATATGTCGGGATCCGTCCAGCACCAGGTTATCCGGCATGCCCAGAACATTCCGAGAAAGCGGTATTATTTGACTGGCTCGGCACTACTGAAAAAATCGGTACGCAATTAACCAGTAACTTTGCAATGTGGCCGCCTTCCAGTGTCAGTGGTTTCTACTATAGCTTGCCACAAAGTGAATATTTCAATGTCGGTAAAATCTCAGAAGACCAAGTGGCAGATTATGCGGCACGTAAAGGCTGGGACATGACTCAAGCCAAACGCTGGTTAGCACCAAACTTAGATGATTCAGTCAATTAA
- a CDS encoding inorganic phosphate transporter produces the protein MNSHIPPAPDTATSVPSVKSTNVHVPTPKFFIPVFVTLIVATLIYIGVQISTDLAHVPPLSLYSVILLSTALFIALGFEFVNGFHDTANAVATVIYTNALPAPVAVMWAGFCNFLGVMVASGAVAYGIIALLPVELIMNVGSGAGFAMVFAMLIAAIMWNLGTWFFGIPASSSHTLIGSILGVGIMNYLMHAGSGASGIDTDQVLKVGKALLFSPLIGFAFAAVLFILVKKIFKRQLELFQPPEGNKPPPPIIRAILIFTCTGVSFAHGSNDGQKGMGLIMLILIGLVPLAYSLNKNLEQSHLQGFEQLSQQAAVAIYAEHEKYSDEKARQILTQYIQTKQSNAEVIPALASLTDHLGERVAKYGDLKQIPEQEVNSIRNDMYLSTTSFKRLEKEQLLPAMSDQQKHVIRDYRKHLDAFLQYIPTWVKVAVALALGLGTMVGWKRIVVTVGERIGKHHMTYGQGMSAELVAMSTIAAADGFGMPVSTTHVLNSAVAGTMVANKSGLNFNTVKTILSAWVFTLPATICLSGALYWLFLHLFV, from the coding sequence ATGAATTCACATATTCCTCCTGCTCCAGATACTGCAACAAGTGTTCCATCCGTTAAATCAACGAATGTTCATGTCCCGACACCAAAATTTTTTATTCCAGTGTTTGTGACTTTGATTGTTGCAACGCTGATTTATATTGGGGTGCAAATAAGTACAGATCTTGCACATGTACCACCATTAAGCCTGTATTCAGTGATTTTATTGTCTACAGCATTGTTCATTGCTCTAGGTTTCGAATTTGTTAATGGTTTCCACGATACAGCCAATGCTGTTGCTACAGTAATTTATACCAACGCCTTACCTGCACCTGTTGCAGTGATGTGGGCTGGCTTCTGTAACTTTTTAGGGGTTATGGTGGCGAGCGGTGCAGTGGCTTATGGCATCATTGCGTTGTTGCCTGTTGAATTGATTATGAACGTGGGCAGCGGTGCTGGTTTTGCTATGGTTTTTGCCATGCTGATCGCTGCAATTATGTGGAATCTAGGAACCTGGTTCTTTGGGATTCCAGCTTCAAGTTCTCATACCCTGATTGGTTCTATTTTAGGCGTGGGGATCATGAATTACTTGATGCATGCAGGCAGTGGTGCCAGTGGTATCGACACGGACCAAGTTTTAAAGGTGGGTAAAGCTTTATTATTCTCTCCACTCATTGGTTTTGCTTTTGCCGCAGTACTCTTTATTTTGGTTAAAAAAATATTTAAACGCCAATTAGAGCTGTTCCAACCGCCAGAAGGAAATAAACCGCCACCACCAATTATTCGTGCCATTTTGATTTTCACCTGTACTGGGGTGAGTTTTGCACATGGTTCAAATGATGGGCAAAAAGGTATGGGACTGATCATGCTGATTTTAATTGGCTTAGTTCCACTGGCTTATTCATTGAATAAAAATTTAGAACAATCCCATTTACAAGGTTTTGAGCAGCTTTCTCAGCAAGCCGCGGTGGCGATTTATGCTGAACATGAAAAGTATTCTGATGAGAAAGCACGTCAAATTTTAACGCAATATATTCAAACCAAACAAAGCAATGCTGAGGTTATTCCAGCACTGGCGAGTTTGACAGACCATTTAGGTGAACGTGTTGCAAAGTATGGTGATCTCAAGCAAATTCCAGAGCAAGAAGTCAATAGCATTCGCAATGACATGTATTTGAGTACCACAAGCTTTAAACGCTTAGAAAAAGAGCAGTTATTACCTGCAATGAGCGATCAACAAAAGCACGTCATCCGTGATTATCGCAAACATCTTGATGCCTTCTTACAATATATTCCAACTTGGGTAAAAGTTGCGGTTGCTTTGGCACTGGGACTTGGAACCATGGTGGGCTGGAAACGTATTGTGGTAACTGTTGGTGAACGTATTGGTAAACATCATATGACTTATGGTCAAGGCATGTCTGCTGAGCTGGTAGCAATGTCAACAATCGCTGCTGCAGATGGTTTCGGAATGCCTGTTTCTACAACCCATGTCTTGAACAGTGCGGTTGCAGGGACGATGGTTGCCAATAAGTCTGGATTGAATTTTAATACGGTGAAAACTATTTTGTCGGCATGGGTCTTTACTTTACCGGCAACGATTTGTTTATCTGGCGCATTATATTGGCTATTTTTACATTTATTTGTTTAA
- a CDS encoding rhomboid family intramembrane serine protease — MLHLPFDHTITIIIITLIVSIAAFMSPQLKARLRFWPPAMQRGQYDRFITHGFVHADATHLLFNMITLYFFGSIIEIFYRQFFYNMGFVLFYLGALIFAILPSYIQHKNDSHWASLGASGAVSAVLFSYILFKPWHMIFVFFIPVPAIIFAVLYIAYSVWAGRRGNDNINHSAHLWGAAYGVIVTLLLEPNLLPHFIKQLTGG; from the coding sequence ATGCTGCATTTACCATTCGATCATACAATTACGATCATTATTATCACTTTAATTGTCTCTATTGCTGCATTTATGTCTCCACAGCTTAAGGCACGTTTGAGGTTCTGGCCACCCGCAATGCAACGTGGTCAATATGATCGTTTTATTACCCACGGTTTCGTCCATGCAGATGCAACGCATCTGTTGTTTAATATGATTACGCTCTATTTCTTTGGCAGTATTATTGAGATATTTTACCGTCAATTTTTTTATAATATGGGCTTTGTACTGTTTTATTTAGGCGCGCTCATTTTTGCAATATTACCCAGTTATATACAGCATAAAAATGACAGTCATTGGGCGAGTTTAGGTGCATCTGGCGCTGTATCGGCAGTCTTGTTTTCCTATATTTTATTTAAACCTTGGCATATGATTTTTGTGTTTTTTATCCCTGTTCCGGCCATTATTTTTGCAGTGTTATATATTGCTTATAGCGTATGGGCGGGTCGTCGTGGCAACGATAATATCAATCATAGCGCGCATCTATGGGGCGCAGCCTATGGCGTAATTGTGACCTTATTACTAGAACCCAATTTACTACCGCATTTTATCAAGCAGCTCACTGGCGGTTGA
- the nfuA gene encoding Fe-S biogenesis protein NfuA: protein MSTESSNPAVAEEIPNLLITPSAQEYLKDLLLKQDAPGIGVRIFVESAGTPRAECCMAYSTPDEVVATDYKQEYPDFPAYIDTPSIPYLKDAVIDYNKDRFGGQLTFRAPNSKVPRVGPDASIEERINYVLQAEINPGLAGHGGNCALVEVINDEKHGLTAVLRFGGGCQGCSAIDVTLKQGVESTLQEFIPELARVVDQTDHSQSEGAYFK from the coding sequence ATGTCGACTGAGAGCAGCAATCCTGCAGTAGCAGAAGAAATTCCAAATTTACTGATTACCCCAAGTGCACAAGAGTACTTAAAAGACTTATTGCTTAAGCAAGATGCGCCTGGGATCGGTGTGCGTATCTTTGTTGAGAGTGCTGGAACACCGCGCGCTGAATGTTGTATGGCCTATAGTACGCCAGATGAAGTCGTTGCAACGGACTATAAGCAGGAATATCCAGATTTTCCTGCTTATATTGATACTCCATCCATTCCGTATTTAAAAGATGCAGTGATTGATTACAATAAAGACCGTTTTGGTGGTCAGCTAACGTTTCGAGCACCAAACTCTAAAGTGCCACGTGTAGGACCTGATGCAAGTATTGAAGAACGCATCAACTACGTTCTACAGGCGGAGATCAATCCAGGTTTAGCTGGACATGGCGGTAACTGTGCTTTGGTTGAAGTGATCAATGATGAAAAACATGGTTTAACTGCGGTATTACGTTTTGGGGGCGGATGCCAAGGGTGTTCAGCCATTGATGTGACGCTTAAACAAGGTGTTGAGTCAACATTGCAAGAGTTTATTCCTGAGCTTGCGCGAGTGGTCGATCAAACCGATCATAGCCAATCTGAAGGTGCATACTTTAAATAA
- a CDS encoding TonB-dependent receptor domain-containing protein → MSISYKRSLLSVAVMGLMINVVQAAQTTVDQDKEDIKQLETIVISASGQAVDVREAPASISVITAEEIEKRPVASLADVLKRIPGVTGGLSTNGDGSKIKLRGLPDNYTLVLIDGKRIGSSRDTNYRPDLGRQDLDWITPDMIERIEVVRGPMSSLYGSDAMGGVINIITKKINTEWGGSATYNYTQPTTSGNLGRTFQAGVAVSGPLADHVGLRLNASQTRRESDNNFTSYSAGRGGSADLNQVNGTPGYIKNNFGMQLNFQPTPNHDIALEANYGVEKNLQSKGITNVNAATGVESSTDATTSWGPEKLERQGYSISWDGRWANDISSKLTGYYNDYDQSVGDSIAKSNESIAEGQINIPFKLGVPNQLVIGGQWKREELNNSSTLGTVIKDKDGNVVPSYDGSTYAGKSKLTGDSWALFIEDTLELHEKVKLTLGNRYDHDEKFGDHNSPRAYLVVLPTDDWAIKGGISKGFRAPTIKEGTAGAATGSRGNGCNSLVGSEWYDQADGKWKKYETGGCYMAGNPDLKPEKSTNYEIGVNYTGFGSDINLTYFYTDFTNKIDYEPWGVYHNTWWTQMKNIQKARTEGLEFSAAIPFGDRLKWTNSATYFIKSKNLDTGEALINTPELTVSSSLDFRVTDPWTVNLVADYVGKQYTTNITDDKTLQKAHTIFGLSTNYVVSNDVTVRAGINNLFNKQMARSTQSYYVEGQSAFVGMTYKF, encoded by the coding sequence ATGTCCATAAGTTATAAGCGTTCGTTATTATCGGTCGCAGTAATGGGATTGATGATTAATGTAGTACAGGCTGCACAGACAACTGTTGATCAAGATAAAGAAGACATTAAGCAATTAGAAACAATCGTAATTTCGGCCAGTGGGCAAGCTGTGGATGTGCGAGAGGCACCAGCATCTATTTCCGTGATTACTGCAGAAGAGATTGAGAAACGTCCAGTTGCTAGTTTAGCAGATGTGCTTAAACGCATTCCTGGGGTAACAGGTGGTTTAAGTACGAATGGTGATGGTTCTAAGATTAAACTACGTGGTTTACCAGATAACTATACTTTAGTTTTAATTGATGGTAAGCGTATAGGTTCATCGCGTGATACCAACTATCGTCCAGATCTAGGACGTCAAGATCTAGACTGGATTACACCAGATATGATTGAACGTATTGAGGTGGTACGCGGTCCAATGTCATCACTTTATGGTTCTGATGCCATGGGTGGTGTGATTAACATTATTACCAAAAAGATTAATACTGAGTGGGGTGGGAGTGCGACTTATAACTATACTCAACCCACTACATCAGGGAATCTTGGACGTACCTTCCAAGCAGGCGTAGCGGTAAGTGGTCCTTTGGCAGATCATGTTGGTCTACGACTCAATGCCAGCCAAACACGTCGTGAATCAGATAATAATTTCACCAGTTATTCTGCTGGACGTGGTGGTAGTGCAGATTTAAATCAAGTGAATGGTACGCCGGGATATATTAAAAATAACTTCGGTATGCAATTAAATTTCCAACCAACACCTAATCATGATATTGCATTAGAAGCAAATTACGGCGTAGAAAAAAACCTACAGTCTAAAGGCATTACCAACGTAAATGCAGCAACTGGTGTGGAAAGTAGTACAGACGCAACTACTTCATGGGGACCAGAAAAATTAGAAAGACAAGGTTATAGTATTTCTTGGGATGGTCGTTGGGCGAATGATATTAGCTCAAAGCTAACGGGTTATTATAATGACTATGATCAATCTGTTGGCGATTCAATTGCTAAATCAAATGAGTCCATCGCGGAAGGTCAAATCAATATTCCATTTAAGCTCGGTGTACCCAATCAGTTGGTTATCGGTGGGCAATGGAAACGTGAAGAGCTCAATAATAGCAGTACTTTAGGTACGGTAATCAAAGATAAAGATGGCAATGTGGTGCCAAGTTATGATGGCAGTACCTATGCGGGTAAATCTAAGCTAACTGGTGATTCATGGGCCTTATTTATTGAAGATACTTTAGAGTTACATGAAAAAGTCAAATTAACTCTGGGTAACCGTTATGATCATGATGAAAAATTTGGTGATCATAATAGCCCACGAGCATATTTAGTGGTCTTACCAACTGATGATTGGGCTATTAAAGGGGGTATCTCAAAAGGGTTCCGTGCACCTACCATTAAAGAAGGTACGGCTGGCGCTGCAACAGGATCTCGAGGTAATGGCTGTAATTCCTTAGTGGGTTCAGAATGGTATGACCAAGCTGATGGAAAATGGAAAAAATATGAGACTGGTGGCTGTTATATGGCCGGGAACCCAGATCTAAAACCGGAAAAAAGTACCAACTACGAGATTGGGGTAAACTATACTGGTTTTGGCTCTGATATAAACTTGACCTATTTCTATACAGATTTTACCAATAAAATTGATTATGAGCCATGGGGTGTTTATCACAACACTTGGTGGACTCAAATGAAAAATATTCAAAAAGCACGTACAGAAGGTCTAGAATTTAGTGCGGCGATTCCTTTTGGTGATCGCCTAAAATGGACCAATAGTGCGACGTATTTTATTAAGTCTAAAAACTTAGATACTGGTGAAGCTTTAATTAATACCCCTGAACTTACAGTATCATCATCATTGGATTTCCGTGTAACTGATCCATGGACTGTAAATCTAGTTGCGGATTATGTTGGTAAACAATATACAACGAATATCACTGATGATAAGACATTACAAAAAGCACATACTATTTTTGGTTTATCGACCAATTATGTTGTGAGTAATGACGTAACAGTACGCGCAGGTATTAATAACTTGTTTAACAAACAAATGGCTCGTAGTACACAAAGTTATTATGTTGAAGGACAGTCTGCTTTTGTGGGTATGACTTATAAGTTTTAA
- a CDS encoding peptide MFS transporter gives MEKESLKDDHYFFGHPRPLQSLFFTELWERFSFYGVRPLLILYMTAMVLQGGLGIDRESAAAIVGLFAGSMYLATIFGGWLADYWLGQAKAVWYGSIIIAAGHLSIGVVPWMGLGCFYLGLVLIVIGSGLFKTCISVMVGLLYQAQDTRRDAGFSIFYMGINIGAFLAPLFTGFFAQQYGWHLGFATGGVGMLIALVIFRLFAMRQLKDFDQKRGLQSNWNQPVKYHPWAAKLAFIFIVTVAVFFIAIRQQWLAFNPVIVVSYFTVLTAACILLYFVYLLIFAKFNKVEKLKIFNCLVLLIVAALFWAAFEQAATSFNLFAEDYTNRELWGFIIPTVWFQSINPIFIVIFAPVIAWLWMYLGKNNKEPNYINKFIMALYFTIGGLLFIAIASYIIAQGYAVKVSPWWLVMTYLFLTFGELCLSPVGLSSMTKLAPDQIRGQIMGLWFAATALGNLLASLIGGQMASAHIRDLPMMFIYCAIVLLIVALCLWLLSGRLQAYQESSS, from the coding sequence ATGGAAAAAGAAAGCCTAAAAGATGATCATTATTTTTTTGGTCATCCGCGTCCCTTACAAAGTTTATTTTTTACTGAATTATGGGAGCGTTTTTCATTTTATGGTGTAAGACCATTGCTTATTTTGTATATGACGGCAATGGTATTGCAAGGTGGCTTAGGGATTGACCGTGAAAGCGCTGCTGCAATCGTTGGTTTATTTGCTGGGTCTATGTATTTGGCTACCATATTTGGAGGCTGGTTAGCAGATTACTGGTTGGGTCAAGCAAAGGCGGTTTGGTATGGTTCAATCATTATTGCTGCTGGGCATTTGTCTATAGGTGTCGTGCCATGGATGGGACTTGGTTGTTTCTACTTAGGCTTGGTATTGATTGTTATAGGAAGTGGTTTATTTAAAACCTGTATTTCTGTAATGGTTGGTTTACTTTATCAAGCGCAAGATACACGACGTGATGCAGGATTTTCTATATTTTATATGGGGATTAATATTGGAGCATTTTTAGCACCGCTATTTACAGGTTTTTTTGCACAACAATATGGCTGGCATTTGGGGTTTGCTACTGGTGGTGTTGGCATGCTGATTGCCCTTGTTATTTTCCGTTTGTTTGCTATGCGGCAATTAAAAGATTTTGATCAAAAAAGGGGATTGCAATCGAATTGGAATCAACCAGTAAAATATCACCCATGGGCTGCTAAATTGGCATTTATTTTTATTGTGACTGTAGCAGTTTTCTTTATTGCAATACGCCAACAATGGCTAGCTTTCAATCCTGTTATCGTGGTTAGTTATTTTACAGTGTTAACTGCTGCATGTATTTTATTATACTTTGTCTATTTATTGATTTTTGCGAAATTTAATAAAGTAGAAAAACTTAAAATATTTAACTGTTTGGTTTTACTGATTGTTGCTGCACTTTTTTGGGCTGCATTTGAGCAAGCGGCAACCTCATTTAATTTATTTGCCGAGGATTATACCAATCGCGAATTATGGGGTTTTATTATACCAACAGTTTGGTTTCAATCGATTAATCCTATTTTTATTGTGATTTTTGCGCCAGTTATTGCATGGTTGTGGATGTACTTAGGAAAAAATAATAAAGAACCAAATTATATTAATAAATTTATTATGGCATTATATTTTACCATTGGTGGTCTATTATTTATTGCCATTGCAAGTTATATCATTGCGCAGGGCTATGCCGTTAAAGTTTCCCCTTGGTGGTTGGTGATGACCTATTTATTTTTAACATTTGGTGAATTGTGTTTAAGCCCAGTAGGTTTGTCGAGTATGACAAAATTAGCACCCGATCAAATTCGCGGGCAAATTATGGGATTATGGTTTGCCGCTACGGCTTTGGGGAATCTACTTGCAAGTTTGATTGGTGGGCAAATGGCGAGTGCGCATATTCGTGATCTACCGATGATGTTTATCTATTGTGCGATCGTGCTTTTAATTGTTGCTTTATGCTTATGGTTATTGAGTGGTCGTTTGCAAGCATATCAAGAATCATCCTCCTAA